GGACAGCAGCGGCGGGGCCACGATGATCGGTGCGATCCACAGCATCAGCGTGCGGTCGGCCTGGGTGCGGGTCATCCGCCGTTCGGGGCTCCGGCCGCGGCGCACCTCGACGCTGAACCGCCCGACGGCGAAGCGGCCGAGCAACAGCCACGCCACGACGAGCATGATGGTCCCGCCGATCGACATCGTGAGGGCGGTACTCCACATCCGGGACGGCAGGGACAGCACCCGCATCCCCGCGACCGGGTTCTGCAGCACGGGTATCGCGCCGGTGCCGAGCGAGCCGATGAGCAGCAACACCGAGCCCGTCGCGCCGAACAGCTTGATCCGGAGGAGGCGACGGTTCTCCGCCTCGTTCAGCGGGCCGACCTCGCGCTCGTCGTCGTGGAGGCGTGCGACGGTCTTGCCGTAATCGCCACGCCGGTCGATGGTGTCGCCGGCGTACGGGCCCGGGGCGTGTCGGGATCTGCTCAGGCCGAGATAGGCCGCCGCACGCCGCAGGAGCGTGGTGCTCTGGCGCAGCGAGCGGCCCCGACCCCGCGTCACTGTGGTTTCTGGCACGCCGACGACTCTAGACGGTGGCCCGCGCGCGGACCCGGCGTGCCACGACCCGCCCGTGGCGGCCCGGTAAGGGCAGCCTTGCTGGCACCTGGGAAGCAATTACGTCACACTTGTGTTGTGAAAACCATGAGGAGCGATACCGTGCTGCCCGACAGCACGTCCACCGCCCCCGCCGATGGTGGTGTCAACGCCGGCATCCATCACGACGGGCAGACGCGTGCGTCCGTGGTTTCCCTGCTGGTCGAGGACGGTCCACTGACCGCGACCGAGATCGCCGACCGGCTGGGCATCAGTGCCGCGGGTGTGCGCAGGCACCTCGACGTACTGGCCGAGGCGGGTGATGTCGAGGCGTCATCGTCGGGATTCGGCAGACGCGGACGTGGCCGGCCGGCCAAGTGGTTCCAACTCACCGCCACCGGTCGCGGCAAGTTGCGCCACGCTTACGACGACCTCGCCGGCGCGGCGATGCGCAGGTTGCGCACCGTCGGCGGCGAAGCAGCTGTTGAGGCGTTCGCCCGCGATCGCGTCGAGGAGATCGTCGCGGATGTCGTTCCCGCCGAGGAGTCGGGATCGATCGCGACGACGGTCAACGAGATCGCCGACGCGCTCACCAGCGCCGGGTTCGCGGCCAACACCCGCGAGGTCGGCACGGGCATGCAGATCTGCCAGCACCACTGCCCGGTGGCACATGTCGCCGCCGAGTTCCCGGAACTCTGCGAAGCGGAGACCGCGATCTTCACCGAATTGCTCGGGACCCATGTGCAGCGACTGGCGACCATCGCCAACGGGGACTGCGCCTGCACCACCCATGTTCCGCTGCACCCACCCCCGGACGGCGCCCGTGCCCCATCCGGGAGCACCACGACGATGACAGTGAGCGATGCACAGCCCGCATCCGCCCATCCGAAGAAGACGAGTCGAAAGGCCTCGCGATGACAGTCACCGAACCAACCGCGACCGACACCGCCGCCCCAGTGGGATCCACGCCGACCAAGCCGTCCCCGCTCACCCAAGAGGAGACAATCGCTTCGCTGGGCACGTACGGCTACGGCTGGGCCGACTCCGACGTGGCCGGGGCGAGCGCCCAGCGCGGTTTGTCCGACGCGGTCGTCGCCGACATCTCGGCCAAGAAGAGCGAGCCCGAGTGGATGCTCGAGCAGCGTCTCAAGGCCCTGCGCATCTTCGACCGCAAGCCGATGCCCCACTGGGGCTCCGATCTCAGCGGCATCGACTTCGACAACATCAAGTACTTCGTGCGGTCCAGTGAGAAGCAGGCCGCCACCTGGGATGACCTGCCCGAGGACATCAAGAACACCTACGACAAGCTCGGCATCCCCGAGGCGGAGAAGCAGCGCCTCGTGTCCGGGGTCGCGGCACAGTACGAGTCGGAGGTCGTCTACCACTCCATCCGTGAGGACCTGGAGAAGCAGGGCGTGATCTTCCTCGACACCGACACCGCGCTCAAGGAGCATCCGGAGATCTTCCAGGAGTACTTCGGTTCGGTGATCCCGGCCGGCGACAACAAGTTCTCCGCCCTCAACACGGCCGTCTGGTCCGGTGGCTCGTTCATCTACGTCCCGCCGGGTGTCCACGTCGACATCCCGCTGCAGGCCTACTTCCGGATCAACACCGAGAACATGGGCCAGTTCGAGCGGACCCTGATCATCGTCGACGAGGGTGCCTACGTGCATTACGTCGAGGGTTGTACCGCGCCGATCTACAAGACCGACTCGCTGCACTCCGCGGTAGTCGAGATCATCGTCAAGAAGGGCGGTCGCTGCCGGTACACGACCATCCAGAACTGGTCGAACAACGTCTACAACCTGGTGACCAAGCGCGCCAAGGCCGAGGCCGGCGCCACCATGGAGTGGGTCGACGGCAACATCGGTTCCAAGGTGACGATGAAGTACCCGGCCGTGTGGATGACTGGCGAGCACGCCAAGGGTGAGGTGCTCTCCGTCGCGTTCGCCGGCCCGGGCCAGCACCAGGACACCGGCTCCAAGATGGTCCACCTGGCGCCTAATACCTCGAGCAACATCATCTCGAAGTCGGTGGCCCGCGGCGGTGGACGCGCCTCCTATCGCGGTCTGATCAAGATCAACAACGGTGCGCACGGCAGTCGCTCGACGGTGAAGTGCGATGCCCTGCTGGTCGACACGATCTCGCGCAGCGACACCTATCCGTACGTCGACATCCGAGAGGACGACGTGACGATGGGCCACGAGGCCACCGTGTCGAAGGTCAGTGATGACCAGCTCTTCTATCTGATGAGCCGGGGTCTGACCGAGGACGAGGCGATGGCCATGGTGGTGCGCGGATTCGTCGAGCCGATCGCCAAGGAACTCCCGATGGAGTACGCGCTCGAACTCAACCGCCTCATCGAACTGCAGATGGAAGGAGCCGTCGGCTGATGGCAGATCCCACATTGCCCGTCGCGTCGACGCCGGTCGCACCCGCGGACCGCGGCGAAGCCGGCCCGGTCAACAAGGGTGAGATGTTCACCTCGTTCGACGTCGATGCGTTCGAGGTGCCCAGTCCGCGCGAAGAGGTGTGGCGGTTCACTCCGTTCCGCCGGTTACGCGGACTACACGACGGCTCGGCACAGCGCACCGCTGATCCGACGATCGTCGTCTCCGGGTCCACTGACGGCGTGACGGTCGAGACCGTCGGCCGCGACGACGCACGGCTGGGCGACGGCGGCGTGCCCTTCGATCGCGTTGCCGCACAGGCATACTCGTCGTTCTCTGACGCGACTGTGGTAACCGTGGCGCGTGAGGTGGAGCTCGCCGAGCCGGTCGTGATCGATCTGACCGGTCCGGGCGCGGGCGAGGTGGCCTTCGGGCACATCCAGATCCGTCTCGAACAGTTCGCCCGAGCCGTCGTCGTGCTCGACCAGAAGGGTGGGGGCACCTACGCGGAGAACGTCGAGTTCGTGGTGGGGGACAGTGCGGCACTGACCGTCGTCAACGTCCACGACTGGGACGACGACGCCGTGCACGTCGCCGCCCACCACATCCGCGTCGGCCGCGATGCCGTCGTGCGTCACTTCGCGATCAGCCTCGGTGGCAACCTCGTTCGACTCTGTCCGGTGGTGCATTACGACGCCCCCGGTGGCGACGTCGAACTCTGGGGTCTCTACTTCGCCGACGCCGGTCAGCATCTCGAGCAGCGCCTGCTCGTCGACCACAGTCAGCCCAATTGTCGCTCGAATGTGGTGTACAAGGGCGCGCTGCAAGGAGATCTGAGCGGTGACCGTTCGCGCGAGGCGCACACGGTCTGGATCGGCGACGTGCTGATCCGGCCGGCGGCCGAGGGCACTGACACCTTCGAGCTCAACCGCAACCTCGTGCTGACCGACAACGCCCGTGCCGACTCGGTGCCCAACCTGGAGATCGAGACCGGAGAGATCGTCGGCGCCGGACATGCCAGCGCCACCGGACGCTTCGACGACGAGCAGCTGTTCTACCTGCAGGCGCGTGGCATCCCGGAGGACCTGGCGCGACGTCTGGTGATCCGCGGGTTCTTCCGCGAGATCATCGCGAAGATCTCCGTCCCCGATCTGCGCGAGCGGCTCGAGGCGGCCATCGAGTCCGAGCTCGAACTCGCCGGCGCCTGAGCTGACCGACGCCTGACCGACCGGCACCGCACGACGAGAAACCCTGACCGTTGATCGAAAACACGACCGAGGCGCCAGCCAGGACGTATCGATCACAGCCTGAGAAAGACACTCCACATGACCACACTGGAAATCCGTGACCTGCACGTCGACGTCGCCCAGAGCGACGCCGACGCCGAACCCATCCACATCCTCAAGGGTGTCGACCTGGCCGTGTCGTCGGGCGAGACCCACGCGATCATGGGGCCGAACGGCTCCGGCAAGTCGACGTTGTCGTACGCGATCGCCGGCCACCCCAAGTACCAGGTGACTCAGGGGTCGATAACGCTCGACGGCGAGAACGTCCTGGAGATGAGCGTCGACGAGCGTGCCCGGGCGGGCCTGTTCCTGGCCATGCAGTACCCGGTCGAGGTCCCCGGCGTGTCGATGTCGAACTTCCTCCGGACCGCGGCCACCGCCGTGCGCGGTGAGGCGCCCAAGCTGCGCCACTGGGTGAAGGAGACCAAGGAGGCGATGACCGCGCTGGACATCGATCCGTCCTTCGGCGAGCGCAGCGTGAACGAGGGCTTCTCCGGTGGCGAGAAGAAGCGCCACGAGATCCTGCAGCTCGACCTGCTCAAGCCGCGGATCGCGATCCTCGACGAGACCGACTCCGGTCTCGACGTCGACGCGCTGCGGGTGGTCAGCGAGGGCGTCAACCGCTACAAGGATCGCGAGCACGGTGGGGTCCTGCTGATCACCCACTACACCCGCATCCTGCGCTACATCCAGCCCGACCACGTCCACGTGTTCGTCAACGGACGCATCGTCGAATCGGCCGGCCCCGAACTCGCCGACGAACTGGAAGCGAACGGCTACGTCCGGTTCACCTCGGCGGCGGCCGCAGGCTGATCCACCACCCGGTGAAGGAGGCACAGCCATGACCCTCTCACCCGAGACCGTCGCGCCGGCACTGGACGTCGAACGGTTGCGTGCGGATTTCCCGATCTTGTCGCGCACCGTCCGCGACGACAAACCGCTGGTCTATCTGGATTCGGGGGCGACCTCGCAGCGACCGGTCCAGGTACTCGACGCCGAGCGGCAGTTCCTCACCACGCACAACGCGGCGGTTCATCGCGGGGCTCACCAGCTCGCGGAGGAGGCCACCGACGCCTACGAGGCGGCGCGCGCGGCAATTGCCGTGTTCGTGGGTGCGAGCCCCGAGACGATCGCATTCACCAAGAACGCGACCGAGGCGCTGAACGTCGTCACCTACACGCTCGGCGACGACCGCTCCGGCGCGGTGCTGGGCGGGAAACCGCTGGGTCCCGGTGACACGGTGGTCATCACCGAGCTCGAGCACCACGCGAATCTCGTTCCGTGGCAAGAGCTCTGCCGGCGTACCGGTGCCACCCTGAAGTGGTACGGGGTGACCGAGGACGGTCGGATCGACCTGGATTCACTGGTTCTCGACGAGACGGTCAAGGTCGTATCGTTCACCCACCAGTCCAACGTCACGGGCGCTGTCGCCGACGTCGCCGAGATGGTGCGTCGAGCACGCGAGGTGGGCGCGCTGGTGGTCCTGGACGCATGTCAGTCGGTGCCGCACGCGCCCGTCGACTTCACCGCGCTCGACGTCGACTTCGCGGCCTTCTCCGGGCACAAGATGTTCGGGCCGTCGGGCGTCGGTGTGCTGTACGGCAAGGCCGGACTGCTCGAGGCGCTGCCCCCGTTCATCACCGGTGGATCGATGATCGAGACCGTGTCGATGGAGGTGTCCACCTACGCGCCGCCGCCCCAGCGGTTCGAGGCAGGCGTTCCGATGACCTCGCAGGTCGTCGGACTCGGTGCCGCGGTCGACTATCTCACCGCGATCGGGATGGATTCCATTGCGGCACACGAGCACCAGCTCACCTCGTACGCACTGGATCGACTTTCCGCGATCGACGGACTGCGGATCATCGGTCCGGCCACCGCCGAAAACCGCGGCGGAGCGGTGTCCTTCCTGGTGGACGGCATCCATGCCCACGACCTCGGTCAGATCCTCGATGACGAGGGTGTCGCGATCCGCGTCGGACACCACTGTGCGTGGCCGCTGCACAAGCGTTTCGGCGTCGCCGCCACGGCGCGCGCATCATTCGCCGCCTACAACACGGTGTCCGAGGTCGATGCGCTCACCGATGCGATCGTGCGGGCACAGAACTTCTTCGGGGTGATCTGATCGTGCGGATGGAGCAGATGTACCAGGAGGTGATCCTGGACCACTACAAGCATCCGCACGGGCGGGGACTGCGCGAGCCGTTCGGGGCCGAGGTGCATCACGTGAACCCGACGTGCGGTGACGAGATCACGCTGCGGGTCGCGCTGTCGGCGGATGGGTCGACGGTGGAGGACATCTCCTACGACGGCCAGGGTTGCTCGATCTCGCAGGCATCGACGTCGGTGCTGCACGATCAGATCGTCGGACAACCGGTCGCCGAGGCATTGGCCACGCTGGATTCGTTCAATACGATGATGACGTCGCGTGGAGCGAACGCCGGAGACGAGGATGTCATCGGCGACGGTGTGGCCTTCTCGGGTGTCAGCAAGTACCCGGCACGGGTCAAGTGCGCACTGCTGGGATGGATGGCGTTCAAGGACGCGTTGTCCCGGACAGTCGAACGAGATGAATCTTCAGAAGTGGAGTCAGCATGAGTGACGAAACAGCCACACCCGAGGCCCCGACCACCTCGCTGCCACAGCTCGAGGACGTGGAAGAGGCGATGCGCGATGTCGTCGACCCCGAACTCGGTATCAACGTCGTCGATCTCGGCCTCGTCTACGGCATCGACATCACCGACGACGCGGTCGCCAAGATCGACATGACCCTGACGTCGGCGGCCTGTCCGTTGACCGACGTGATCGAGGATCAGTCGCGGGCCGCGCTGGTGAGCAGCGGACTGTGTACCGATATGGAGATCAACTGGGTCTGGCTCCCGCCGTGGGGCCCCGACAAGATCACCGACGACGGCCGCGAGCAGTTGCGGGCGCTGGGCTTCACCGTCTGATCAGCGTCTGATCACTGGCGATGACCGCCACGTCCGACGAGCAACCGTCCGACCAGGGTCGGTTCCGACGCGTTCGCCGCTGGCAGCCGCCGCGGTACGAGTCGCGGGTCGAGAAGATGATCCGGGAGGCCACCGAGCGTGGCGAGTTCGACAATCTGCCGGGGATGGGCAAGCCCATCGACCTCAGCGACGCCGACGATCCCGACTGGTGGGTCAAACGCAAGATCCGTGACGAGAACCTCGATTCGTCGGCGCTGCTGCCCATGCCGCTGCAATTGCGCAGGGAGGCACAGGACTTCCCGGATTCGTTGGTCTCGATCGCCGACGAGGACGCGGTCCGCGAGATCCTCACCGACTTCAATCGCCGTGTGCGAGAAGCTC
This sequence is a window from Gordonia insulae. Protein-coding genes within it:
- the sufD gene encoding Fe-S cluster assembly protein SufD, whose protein sequence is MADPTLPVASTPVAPADRGEAGPVNKGEMFTSFDVDAFEVPSPREEVWRFTPFRRLRGLHDGSAQRTADPTIVVSGSTDGVTVETVGRDDARLGDGGVPFDRVAAQAYSSFSDATVVTVAREVELAEPVVIDLTGPGAGEVAFGHIQIRLEQFARAVVVLDQKGGGTYAENVEFVVGDSAALTVVNVHDWDDDAVHVAAHHIRVGRDAVVRHFAISLGGNLVRLCPVVHYDAPGGDVELWGLYFADAGQHLEQRLLVDHSQPNCRSNVVYKGALQGDLSGDRSREAHTVWIGDVLIRPAAEGTDTFELNRNLVLTDNARADSVPNLEIETGEIVGAGHASATGRFDDEQLFYLQARGIPEDLARRLVIRGFFREIIAKISVPDLRERLEAAIESELELAGA
- a CDS encoding SufS family cysteine desulfurase encodes the protein MTLSPETVAPALDVERLRADFPILSRTVRDDKPLVYLDSGATSQRPVQVLDAERQFLTTHNAAVHRGAHQLAEEATDAYEAARAAIAVFVGASPETIAFTKNATEALNVVTYTLGDDRSGAVLGGKPLGPGDTVVITELEHHANLVPWQELCRRTGATLKWYGVTEDGRIDLDSLVLDETVKVVSFTHQSNVTGAVADVAEMVRRAREVGALVVLDACQSVPHAPVDFTALDVDFAAFSGHKMFGPSGVGVLYGKAGLLEALPPFITGGSMIETVSMEVSTYAPPPQRFEAGVPMTSQVVGLGAAVDYLTAIGMDSIAAHEHQLTSYALDRLSAIDGLRIIGPATAENRGGAVSFLVDGIHAHDLGQILDDEGVAIRVGHHCAWPLHKRFGVAATARASFAAYNTVSEVDALTDAIVRAQNFFGVI
- a CDS encoding DnaJ family domain-containing protein; the protein is MTATSDEQPSDQGRFRRVRRWQPPRYESRVEKMIREATERGEFDNLPGMGKPIDLSDADDPDWWVKRKIRDENLDSSALLPMPLQLRREAQDFPDSLVSIADEDAVREILTDFNRRVREAHLVSRSGLPTLVTAHTVDVDDLIDRWRELRRSRG
- a CDS encoding helix-turn-helix transcriptional regulator; protein product: MRSDTVLPDSTSTAPADGGVNAGIHHDGQTRASVVSLLVEDGPLTATEIADRLGISAAGVRRHLDVLAEAGDVEASSSGFGRRGRGRPAKWFQLTATGRGKLRHAYDDLAGAAMRRLRTVGGEAAVEAFARDRVEEIVADVVPAEESGSIATTVNEIADALTSAGFAANTREVGTGMQICQHHCPVAHVAAEFPELCEAETAIFTELLGTHVQRLATIANGDCACTTHVPLHPPPDGARAPSGSTTTMTVSDAQPASAHPKKTSRKASR
- the sufU gene encoding Fe-S cluster assembly sulfur transfer protein SufU encodes the protein MRMEQMYQEVILDHYKHPHGRGLREPFGAEVHHVNPTCGDEITLRVALSADGSTVEDISYDGQGCSISQASTSVLHDQIVGQPVAEALATLDSFNTMMTSRGANAGDEDVIGDGVAFSGVSKYPARVKCALLGWMAFKDALSRTVERDESSEVESA
- the sufC gene encoding Fe-S cluster assembly ATPase SufC; translation: MTTLEIRDLHVDVAQSDADAEPIHILKGVDLAVSSGETHAIMGPNGSGKSTLSYAIAGHPKYQVTQGSITLDGENVLEMSVDERARAGLFLAMQYPVEVPGVSMSNFLRTAATAVRGEAPKLRHWVKETKEAMTALDIDPSFGERSVNEGFSGGEKKRHEILQLDLLKPRIAILDETDSGLDVDALRVVSEGVNRYKDREHGGVLLITHYTRILRYIQPDHVHVFVNGRIVESAGPELADELEANGYVRFTSAAAAG
- a CDS encoding metal-sulfur cluster assembly factor: MSDETATPEAPTTSLPQLEDVEEAMRDVVDPELGINVVDLGLVYGIDITDDAVAKIDMTLTSAACPLTDVIEDQSRAALVSSGLCTDMEINWVWLPPWGPDKITDDGREQLRALGFTV
- the sufB gene encoding Fe-S cluster assembly protein SufB, whose translation is MTVTEPTATDTAAPVGSTPTKPSPLTQEETIASLGTYGYGWADSDVAGASAQRGLSDAVVADISAKKSEPEWMLEQRLKALRIFDRKPMPHWGSDLSGIDFDNIKYFVRSSEKQAATWDDLPEDIKNTYDKLGIPEAEKQRLVSGVAAQYESEVVYHSIREDLEKQGVIFLDTDTALKEHPEIFQEYFGSVIPAGDNKFSALNTAVWSGGSFIYVPPGVHVDIPLQAYFRINTENMGQFERTLIIVDEGAYVHYVEGCTAPIYKTDSLHSAVVEIIVKKGGRCRYTTIQNWSNNVYNLVTKRAKAEAGATMEWVDGNIGSKVTMKYPAVWMTGEHAKGEVLSVAFAGPGQHQDTGSKMVHLAPNTSSNIISKSVARGGGRASYRGLIKINNGAHGSRSTVKCDALLVDTISRSDTYPYVDIREDDVTMGHEATVSKVSDDQLFYLMSRGLTEDEAMAMVVRGFVEPIAKELPMEYALELNRLIELQMEGAVG